GGCGCGGGCCCAGCAGCACGGCATCGCCCGACGCGTCTTCCACATGCACCCGGCCGCGCAAGACGGTCACGGTGACGCGCGGATCCGCCCGGCGCACATTGAACGCCGTGCCCACCACGCGTACCTTCGTGCCGCCGGCCCGCACAATGAACGGCTGCCAGGCCCGGGCCACATCGAAGAGCGCTTCGCCCTCGACCAACTGCACCTGCCGCGAGCGCAGATGCCATTCCACCTCGGCCACGGTGCGGGTGTTGAGTGTGACGGCCGTGCCGTCGGACAGGTCGATCTGCTGGCGTGCGCCGGCCGCCGTGGCATACCGCTGCGTATGGAACGCCGGATCGGCCCACAGCAACGCACCGAGCACGGCGACCATGCCCGCCACGATCAGCGGCCCGCGGCGGCGCGGCGTGCGCGCGGGCGAGGGCGGCATGGCGAAGCGCTGCCGCAGCGCGGCACGGTGGCGCGCCAGGCTGGCTTCCTCGCGGGTGAATTCTTCAGGGGTGTGGGGCATGCTCAACGCGGTCCGGGGCGGTCCAGCGCGACACGGCAGGCTGACATGCCCCGCCGGATGTGCTTCTCCACCGCCTTGCGCGAAATCCCCAATCTTACCGCCACCTCGGCCTGCGGCATGTCATGAATCTTGTGCAGCACAAAAACTTCCCGGCAGCGCGGCGGCAGTTGTGCAATGTCCGCCGACAGCCGGTCGAGTTCGCGGCCGGCATCGATATGGCGATCGTGGCCGGGTGTCTCATCGGCATGTTCAGGCAGGTCGGCTGTGCTTTCCACCCAGGTGCCGCGCGTGGATTCCGTCCGGTGCCGGTCGATCGCCAGGTTGAGCGTCGCGCGGCGCACATACGCCGCTGGCGCGGCGACCGTCTGGCGCGGCGGTTCGGCCAGCAGGCTCACGCAAACGTCGTGCACTACATCGTGTGCCGCGCTGCGGTCGGTGCCGAAGCGGCGGCGCAGCAGGTCGACCAGTTCGTCGTAGTGACGAACCAGCGCGGCGAGCAGGGGCAGGGTGGTCGGATTGCAAGACACCGGTTGGCGGCGCGGAGCAGGAAAGCGCCCCATTTTAGATGAGAAGGATTCTTATTTTCAATTCGGTGCAAGGGCGCACATTTGGGGACGCCGTGGGGTGTGCACCACTGTGGCTGATTGTCGCAGTGCAACAACAGCCACTTAGGAATACCTTACCCGCAAAGCCGCGTAAACCCTGGGCGGGCGATCCCGGCAGCGCTTGTCAATTGCAAGGGTTTTTTATCTGCCTGAGCAAATTGCGCGTTCCGGAGGGGCTTCTGACGGTAAGATCGCGCCCGCATCCCACTCCAACCGCGCTCCCCCAACGAGCGTCAGACGTAGTGCCTGCTCTTCATCCATCCGCGCCCGGTCCATCGTCCGCCGCCTTGTGCGACACGGCGGTGCTCGGCCTCGTCCGTGCGACCCACGGCCGAAGTCCGCCTCGACGGCGGGGCGCGCTGGGTTCAGCTTCTCCCTGACCGGCGCCAGACGTGATCCAAGGCCCGCTGCGGCACCAGGCAATTCCGGGGTGCCACATGCACGGCCTTTTTCATTTCCAGCGTTTTCTGCCTGTGGCCTATCGGCCCCCGCGATGTCCGGAAGCATCGACGGCGCAACTGTGCAAGACATGAAGAACCAATCCTTTCCACGTTTGAAGCGGCTCCTGGCCGCAAGCATTCCCCTGCTGCTGTCAGGATGCAACCTGACGGTCCTGGACCCGAAGGGGATGATCGGCGCCGAGGAAAAGACGCTGATTATTGTGGCGACCGCCCTGATGCTGCTGGTGGTCATCCCCGTGATCGTGCTGACGCTGGTGTTCGCGTGGAAGTACCGCGCGTCCAACACCAAGGCTCGCTATGAGCCGGACTGGGCCCACTCGAACGCCATCGAGGTGGTGGTGTGGCTGATCCCGTGCCTGATCATCATCGCGCTGGGCGTGATCACCTACCGTTCGACGCACGCGCTCGATCCATACAAGCCGATCGAGTCCGACGTGAAGCCGATCACCGTCGAGGCCGTGTCGCTCGACTGGAAGTGGCTGTTCATCTACCCGGAACTGAAGATCGCCACTGTTAACCAGATCGCGTTCCCGGCCAACACGCCGGTGAACTTCAAGATCACGTCCGACTCGGTGATGAACGCATTCTTCATCCCGCAACTGGGCAGCCAGGTGTACGCCATGGCCGGCATGCAGACCAAGCTGCACCTGATCGCCAACGAGACCGGTACGTTTGACGGCATGTCGTCGAACTACAGCGGCGCGGGCTTCACGGGCATGAAGTTCAAGGCCACGGCCATGACGAACGAAGAGTTCGACGCCTGGGTCAAGCAAGTCCGCGCCTCGTCGCAGAACCTGACCAAGGAAGGCTACGCCGAACTGGCCAAGCCGAGCGAGAAGGTGCCGCCGGCGATGTACGCCACCGTGGACCCCACGCTGTATCACAGCATCCTGCACAAATACATGGGCGACTCGGACAAGGTCCTGACGCTCGACGAGGCGCTGGAAGGCGCCACCTGCAATACCGCGACGGCCGACGCTGCAACGCGTCCGCTGCCGGTGCAGTCCGCCCTGCCGGCGTCCGCAGCCGCGCGCACGAATTCCTAGGAGTTGACGATGTTTGGCAAGTTGAGTCTGGAGGCCATTCCGCTGCACGAGCCCATCGTGGTCGTGACGGTCTCGGCCATTCTGCTGGGTGGTGCGGGCCTGTTCGGGCTGATCACCTACCTGAAGAAGTGGTCGTACCTGTGGAATGAATGGATCACCTCGGTCGATCACAAGAAGATCGGCGTGATGTACTGCATTCTGGCGATCGTGATGCTGCTGCGCGGCTTTGCCGACGCCGTCATGATGCGCTCGCAACTGGCGCTCGCCTCGGGCGGTGGTGCCGGCTACCTGCCGCCCGAGCACTACGACCAGATCTTTACCGCGCACGGCGTGATCATGATCTTCTTCATGGCCATGCCGCTGATGACGGGCCTGATCAACCT
The sequence above is drawn from the Ralstonia solanacearum K60 genome and encodes:
- a CDS encoding FecR family protein, with the translated sequence MPHTPEEFTREEASLARHRAALRQRFAMPPSPARTPRRRGPLIVAGMVAVLGALLWADPAFHTQRYATAAGARQQIDLSDGTAVTLNTRTVAEVEWHLRSRQVQLVEGEALFDVARAWQPFIVRAGGTKVRVVGTAFNVRRADPRVTVTVLRGRVHVEDASGDAVLLGPRQAADTGAGTLNAHTEPDPAAAVAWKDGKLLFDHTPLAQAVADINRYRVAPVTLADPALERLQISGVFDNAHTDTLLDLLPSILPVTIRREADDTIRVLARNVPH
- a CDS encoding RNA polymerase sigma factor, with amino-acid sequence MGRFPAPRRQPVSCNPTTLPLLAALVRHYDELVDLLRRRFGTDRSAAHDVVHDVCVSLLAEPPRQTVAAPAAYVRRATLNLAIDRHRTESTRGTWVESTADLPEHADETPGHDRHIDAGRELDRLSADIAQLPPRCREVFVLHKIHDMPQAEVAVRLGISRKAVEKHIRRGMSACRVALDRPGPR
- the cyoA gene encoding ubiquinol oxidase subunit II, which produces MKNQSFPRLKRLLAASIPLLLSGCNLTVLDPKGMIGAEEKTLIIVATALMLLVVIPVIVLTLVFAWKYRASNTKARYEPDWAHSNAIEVVVWLIPCLIIIALGVITYRSTHALDPYKPIESDVKPITVEAVSLDWKWLFIYPELKIATVNQIAFPANTPVNFKITSDSVMNAFFIPQLGSQVYAMAGMQTKLHLIANETGTFDGMSSNYSGAGFTGMKFKATAMTNEEFDAWVKQVRASSQNLTKEGYAELAKPSEKVPPAMYATVDPTLYHSILHKYMGDSDKVLTLDEALEGATCNTATADAATRPLPVQSALPASAAARTNS